A stretch of the Bradyrhizobium arachidis genome encodes the following:
- the nifE gene encoding nitrogenase iron-molybdenum cofactor biosynthesis protein NifE produces the protein MTSLSATIQDVFNEADCAKNANKSEAARKKGCTKQLQPGGAAGGCAFDGAKIALQPFTDVAHLVHGPIACEGNSWDNRGSASSGPDLWRRSFTTDMHEIDVVFGGEKRLYKAIKEIIEKYDPPAIFVYQTCVPAMIGDDINAVCKIAAAKFGKSVIPVNSPGFVGSKNLGNKLAGEALLEYVIGTQEPDRTTPYDINLIGEYNLSGELWQIKPLLDEIGIRILSCISGDGKYREVACSHRARAAMMVCSKAMINVASKMRERYGIPFFEGSFYGIQDTSEALRKIARMLIERGAPPQLMERTEAAVAREEAKAWAAIERFKTRFVGKKVLLVTGGVKSWSVVAALQEAGLEIVGTSVKKSTSEDRERIQKLMGHDAHMIEDLTPREMYKMLKEAEADIMLSGGKSQFVALKAAMPWLDINQERCHAYMGYVGIVKLMEEIDKALNNPIWDQLRMPAPWDNAEGNWQAKALAQVDVSAPGGAPNSVGAEKAPHAKRTRSCKTVELSIIEDRVSAHGSTAVGTMAQDTDASAASKRASENKMPAQPVSALQAAE, from the coding sequence GTGACTTCGCTCTCGGCCACGATCCAGGACGTCTTTAATGAGGCGGACTGCGCCAAGAACGCCAACAAGTCGGAGGCTGCGCGCAAAAAGGGCTGCACCAAGCAACTGCAGCCGGGCGGGGCCGCCGGAGGTTGCGCCTTTGATGGCGCCAAGATTGCGCTACAGCCATTTACCGATGTCGCTCATCTCGTTCACGGCCCCATCGCATGCGAAGGCAATTCCTGGGACAATCGCGGCTCTGCCTCCTCAGGGCCCGATCTCTGGCGCAGGAGCTTTACGACCGACATGCATGAGATCGATGTCGTGTTCGGCGGCGAGAAGCGACTGTACAAAGCCATAAAGGAAATCATCGAGAAGTATGATCCGCCGGCGATCTTCGTCTACCAGACCTGCGTGCCGGCCATGATCGGTGACGACATCAATGCGGTCTGCAAGATCGCGGCGGCAAAATTCGGCAAGTCCGTCATTCCCGTCAATTCGCCGGGATTTGTCGGTTCGAAGAACCTCGGAAACAAGCTCGCCGGTGAAGCGCTGCTGGAATACGTGATTGGCACGCAGGAGCCAGATCGCACAACGCCCTACGATATCAATCTCATCGGGGAATACAATTTGTCCGGCGAGCTCTGGCAGATCAAGCCACTGCTGGACGAAATCGGCATTCGCATCCTGTCGTGCATCTCCGGTGATGGCAAATATCGCGAGGTCGCCTGCTCACATCGGGCGCGCGCCGCTATGATGGTGTGCTCCAAGGCCATGATCAACGTCGCGAGCAAGATGAGGGAGCGCTACGGCATTCCATTCTTCGAAGGGTCATTCTACGGCATCCAGGATACCAGCGAGGCTTTACGAAAGATCGCGCGCATGCTGATCGAGCGCGGCGCTCCACCCCAACTGATGGAGCGCACCGAGGCTGCAGTCGCACGCGAGGAAGCAAAGGCCTGGGCTGCAATCGAGCGCTTCAAGACGCGCTTTGTCGGCAAGAAGGTTTTGCTCGTCACTGGCGGCGTGAAGTCATGGTCGGTGGTCGCGGCTCTGCAGGAGGCAGGGCTCGAGATCGTTGGCACTTCGGTCAAGAAATCGACCAGCGAGGACAGGGAGCGCATTCAAAAATTGATGGGTCATGATGCCCACATGATCGAGGATCTTACGCCGCGTGAAATGTACAAGATGCTCAAGGAGGCGGAGGCGGATATCATGCTGTCGGGCGGCAAGTCGCAGTTTGTCGCCCTGAAGGCGGCTATGCCGTGGCTCGACATCAATCAGGAACGCTGCCACGCCTATATGGGCTATGTCGGCATCGTGAAGCTAATGGAAGAGATCGATAAGGCGCTCAACAATCCGATATGGGATCAGCTCCGTATGCCCGCGCCATGGGATAACGCGGAGGGAAACTGGCAAGCAAAGGCGCTTGCGCAAGTGGATGTGTCGGCGCCCGGGGGCGCGCCGAACTCGGTCGGTGCCGAGAAGGCCCCGCACGCCAAGAGAACCCGTTCGTGCAAGACGGTCGAGCTCAGCATCATCGAGGATCGCGTTTCCGCTCACGGCTCAACCGCTGTCGGTACTATGGCGCAGGACACCGACGCTTCCGCCGCTTCTAAGCGAGCGAGCGAGAATAAGATGCCGGCCCAGCCTGTGTCCGCGCTGCAGGCGGCAGAGTAG
- the nifN gene encoding nitrogenase iron-molybdenum cofactor biosynthesis protein NifN, translated as MAIVTCSKKACTINPLKMSQPIGGSFAFLGLRGAMPLLHGSQGCTSFGLTLFVRHFKEAVPLQTTAMSEVSTVLGGYENVEQAILNIYKRVKPEIIGINSTGVTETKGDDVEAFIRLIRQNHPHLENVPFVYVSTPDFKDAFQDGWEKTVARLVEVLVDPVDPAAPRDCSRVNVLPGCHLTPGDLDELRTIFEDFGLRPSFLPDIAGSLDGHIPEEFTPTTIGGIGVDEIASMGQAVWTIAIGTQMRRAAEAMQAKTGTPFRLFERLCGLVPNDEFMTFLSEISGEPVPTKYRRQRGQLADAMLDAHFHIGGRKLAIGAEPDLLFDISSMLYEMGAQVTAAVTTTASPVLERVKAQEVVIGDLEDLEELAKARDCNLLISHSHGRQAAARLDIPFYRAGFPMFDRLGAGHQMSVSYRGTRELIFDLANLIIADREANHQPTPATWQITGAGLHVVPPQLN; from the coding sequence ATGGCGATCGTTACCTGTTCGAAGAAGGCCTGCACGATCAATCCGCTGAAGATGAGCCAACCGATCGGCGGCTCTTTCGCCTTTTTGGGACTTCGTGGTGCGATGCCACTCTTACACGGTTCTCAGGGCTGCACGTCTTTCGGCTTGACCCTCTTTGTCCGCCATTTCAAGGAGGCCGTGCCCTTGCAGACCACCGCAATGAGCGAGGTTTCGACCGTGCTCGGTGGCTATGAGAATGTCGAGCAGGCGATCCTCAATATCTACAAACGCGTCAAGCCCGAAATTATCGGCATCAATTCGACCGGCGTCACCGAGACCAAGGGCGACGACGTCGAGGCGTTCATCCGCCTTATTCGGCAAAATCATCCGCATCTCGAAAATGTCCCGTTCGTCTACGTTTCGACGCCGGATTTCAAGGATGCGTTTCAGGATGGCTGGGAAAAGACCGTGGCGCGACTGGTTGAGGTGCTCGTCGATCCCGTGGATCCGGCCGCACCGCGCGATTGCTCGCGCGTTAACGTCCTGCCTGGTTGCCACCTCACCCCTGGCGATCTTGACGAGCTACGGACGATCTTTGAGGACTTTGGGCTGAGGCCGTCGTTCTTGCCGGATATCGCCGGGTCGCTCGACGGTCACATTCCCGAAGAATTCACGCCGACTACGATCGGTGGGATTGGGGTCGACGAGATCGCGAGCATGGGGCAGGCGGTCTGGACGATCGCCATCGGAACGCAGATGAGGCGCGCGGCTGAGGCGATGCAGGCGAAGACCGGCACGCCGTTCCGGCTATTCGAGCGGCTCTGTGGCCTCGTCCCCAATGATGAATTCATGACTTTTTTGAGCGAGATCAGCGGCGAGCCGGTGCCGACAAAATATCGCCGGCAGCGTGGCCAACTCGCGGACGCGATGCTGGATGCGCATTTCCATATCGGAGGTCGAAAGCTCGCGATTGGGGCCGAGCCGGACCTCTTGTTCGACATCTCCAGCATGCTGTACGAGATGGGCGCGCAGGTGACCGCGGCAGTGACGACAACGGCATCTCCGGTGCTCGAACGCGTCAAGGCCCAAGAGGTCGTCATTGGTGACCTCGAAGATCTAGAGGAGCTTGCCAAGGCGCGAGACTGCAATCTCCTGATTTCTCACTCGCACGGCCGCCAGGCGGCAGCACGATTGGACATCCCGTTCTATCGAGCCGGCTTTCCGATGTTCGATCGCCTCGGCGCAGGTCACCAGATGAGCGTCAGCTATCGCGGAACGCGCGAGCTGATCTTTGACCTCGCCAACCTCATCATTGCGGACCGCGAGGCCAACCACCAACCGACACCAGCGACTTGGCAAATCACCGGCGCCGGTCTGCATGTCGTTCCGCCGCAGCTGAACTGA
- the nifX gene encoding nitrogen fixation protein NifX, which translates to MKVAFATQDLKRVDAHFGWAKNIAIYEVRPEGHHLIEAIQFDGDLQEDGNEDKLAPKIDAIKDCAILYVAAIGGSGAARVVANNIHPMKVSQPEAIDDLCIKLEGVLKGSPPPWLRKVLAKGHKRSFDFED; encoded by the coding sequence ATGAAAGTCGCATTCGCAACCCAGGATTTAAAGCGCGTCGATGCACATTTTGGCTGGGCCAAAAACATCGCCATCTATGAGGTTAGGCCCGAAGGGCACCACTTGATCGAGGCCATCCAGTTCGACGGCGATCTACAGGAGGACGGCAATGAGGACAAGCTCGCGCCGAAGATCGATGCCATCAAAGACTGCGCCATCCTCTACGTTGCTGCGATCGGCGGCTCTGGTGCAGCGCGTGTCGTGGCAAACAATATCCATCCGATGAAGGTGAGCCAGCCCGAAGCAATCGACGATCTCTGTATCAAGCTCGAAGGTGTGTTGAAGGGCTCCCCGCCACCCTGGTTGCGCAAGGTGCTTGCCAAAGGCCACAAACGCTCGTTCGATTTCGAGGACTGA
- a CDS encoding NifX-associated nitrogen fixation protein, with the protein MNETAELIQTSLAGEAPFVRELVKIWRAEDGHGAWDGRGDLELLEPYILDREKRRALPIVGDPDPDTIWRLELFFNAVAVSIEKATGVMISPMLKMHHEGFGRIVLIGGRLIVVNKQLRDVHRFGFDNLAKLVAEGDKYVDKGIEMIRRFPEVANY; encoded by the coding sequence ATGAACGAGACGGCTGAATTGATCCAAACCAGCCTCGCTGGGGAGGCACCCTTTGTGAGGGAGCTTGTCAAGATCTGGCGCGCCGAGGATGGCCACGGCGCCTGGGATGGCAGAGGGGATCTCGAGCTGCTCGAGCCCTATATTCTCGACAGGGAAAAGCGCCGCGCCTTGCCGATCGTCGGCGATCCCGATCCGGACACGATCTGGCGATTGGAATTGTTCTTCAACGCCGTTGCGGTGTCTATCGAGAAGGCCACCGGGGTGATGATCTCGCCGATGCTGAAAATGCACCATGAAGGCTTTGGCCGCATAGTGCTCATAGGCGGCCGGCTGATTGTCGTAAACAAGCAACTGCGCGACGTGCATCGTTTCGGTTTTGACAATCTCGCAAAGCTGGTTGCGGAAGGTGACAAATATGTCGACAAGGGCATCGAGATGATCCGAAGATTCCCGGAAGTTGCGAACTACTGA
- a CDS encoding CCE_0567 family metalloprotein, with translation MSNLEALKADIKKLSVKATQAKMDLHDLAEGLPANWTSILSVAQQVHDAFDELERKREDLKAQEEVDGW, from the coding sequence ATGAGCAATCTTGAAGCACTGAAAGCCGATATCAAGAAGCTCTCGGTCAAGGCTACTCAAGCAAAGATGGATCTCCACGATCTAGCCGAGGGGCTGCCGGCGAATTGGACCTCGATCCTTAGCGTTGCCCAACAGGTCCACGACGCCTTCGACGAGCTAGAGCGCAAGCGCGAGGATCTCAAGGCGCAGGAAGAAGTAGACGGTTGGTGA
- the fdxB gene encoding ferredoxin III, nif-specific, whose product MSFATRDGRNWKPDYLISIDPKKCIGCGRCYKVCGRQVMILKGINEAGEMIDLEDDDDEIEKKVMVLNDDGACIGCGACARVCPANCQSHAPAA is encoded by the coding sequence ATGTCATTTGCAACGCGCGACGGCCGCAATTGGAAGCCCGACTATCTGATTTCTATCGATCCCAAGAAATGCATCGGCTGCGGCCGCTGCTACAAGGTGTGCGGGCGCCAGGTCATGATTCTGAAAGGCATTAACGAGGCCGGCGAGATGATCGATCTCGAAGACGATGATGACGAGATCGAGAAGAAGGTCATGGTGCTGAATGATGACGGAGCGTGCATCGGCTGTGGTGCCTGCGCACGGGTGTGCCCGGCCAACTGCCAGAGCCACGCTCCAGCCGCTTGA